AGGACCGCCATAGAATCATTTCCGTCCCCTTCAGATTATTCGTTTACCCCTTTGCCAGCTCTGCCCCAAAGCGCTCCTGAACCAGCCGACGGGCATCGTCTGCGGAAAAAATCAGGCCGTTTAACTGGGCATCCTCCACGTCCTGCAGGATACCGGCAAAGAGCGGACCCGGCTTATAGCCCATGTCAATCAGGTCATGGCCCGTGATGAGGCGCGGCGGGCGCAGTTCCCCTGCAGGTATTTCTATCAGTTTTGTCCGGCAAAACTCATAGTTGTCGAGCAGGCCGTGGCTGCCAAGGCAATCGAGGCGGTGCAGTTCCAGGTGGAGCGGGAAATCTGGCAGACGGAGAAACCGTTTCAACCGGCTGGGACGCATCTCCCGGACATTCATGAACAACATGTGGCAGTGGATCAGTGCCAGCACCGTTTCCAGATCCTCATTGGAAAACCGGAGGCGCTCCATGACCTGCCGGGCGATCTCTTCGCCGCGCTGGACATGGCCGTAAAAATGCACTCCTTTGTCGTCAACGGTACGGGTAACGGCCTTCCCCAAATCATGCAGGATGACTCCCCAGGCCAGACACGGATCAGCCGCTGCTTCCGTCGGCAGCAAGGAAAGCATAAGCAGCGCGTGCTCCCATACATCGCCTTCGGGGTGAAACTGTGGCGGCTGCTCCACTCCGACGAGCGCCTCGACTTCGGGCAGGATTTCCCTCAAAAGGCCCGTCTCGGCCAAAAGCTCCATGCCGCGTCGCGCCCCGGGGCGCGTGATTATTTTAGTCAGTTCCTCCCGGATGCGCTCGGCGCTGATCCGGCGGATCGTACCGGCCTGGACCTTGATGGCCGTAAGCGTTTCGGGCTCGATTTGATAGCCGAGAGAAGCGGCAAAACGCACCGCCCGGAGCAACCGCAGATGATCCTCGGCAAAACGCTGCCGGGGACCGCCGATCGTACGCACGAGGCGTCGCTCAATATCCGCCATGCCGCCCACATAATCAAGCAGACGTCCTGTCTCATGGTCTAGTA
This portion of the Deltaproteobacteria bacterium genome encodes:
- a CDS encoding CCA tRNA nucleotidyltransferase; the protein is MGDLSVDVSSLPESARLVLDRLKSAGHEAYLVGGCVRDLIRGVPPGDYDIVTSAVPDAVMAIFPHTIPVGMSFGVVLVIEQGKKYEVAAFRREDGYVDGRRPTSVSPASAEEDVRRRDFTINGLLLDHETGRLLDYVGGMADIERRLVRTIGGPRQRFAEDHLRLLRAVRFAASLGYQIEPETLTAIKVQAGTIRRISAERIREELTKIITRPGARRGMELLAETGLLREILPEVEALVGVEQPPQFHPEGDVWEHALLMLSLLPTEAAADPCLAWGVILHDLGKAVTRTVDDKGVHFYGHVQRGEEIARQVMERLRFSNEDLETVLALIHCHMLFMNVREMRPSRLKRFLRLPDFPLHLELHRLDCLGSHGLLDNYEFCRTKLIEIPAGELRPPRLITGHDLIDMGYKPGPLFAGILQDVEDAQLNGLIFSADDARRLVQERFGAELAKG